The proteins below come from a single Zea mays cultivar B73 chromosome 8, Zm-B73-REFERENCE-NAM-5.0, whole genome shotgun sequence genomic window:
- the LOC103635517 gene encoding uncharacterized protein, with protein sequence MAEPANRRMEAVRRHLLLPSPAPLRPNPLSSLAEVEPSPVIIGGMVLDIHAKPSVPPHHGTTVPGMVKYISGGVARNIAECMSKLGTQPFMISVVGNDLAGDFLLKYWRSAGLCSEGILQVDNVATPVVSNVFDGTGELIAGVASVQAVENFITSSWIYHFRHHIANAPLVMLDANLSPESLKAACIMAYEFGVPVLFEPVSVVKCRRIAPVAEYITCTSPNEIELVAMANSLSPSVKYNFHTIEQFKEKADTVEYIFQMLSPAMFFLLEKGIKLLIVTLGSNGVFICCKEHTNFMKDQHKCKQTPFSRQLLEKMDGCFPSNNLVNLCRESSSRTCVFHLPAISASVISLTGAGDCLVGGALSALCAGFDIIQSVAVGVAIAKASVESEANIPDDISAASIADDAQSVLHSAKVLWCK encoded by the exons ATGGCCGAGCCCGCCAACCGGCGGATGGAGGCCGTCCGCCGTCACCTCCTTCTGCCTTCACCCGCGCCGCTTCGCCCT AATCCGTTAAGCAGCCTCGCGGAGGTGGAGCCCAGCCCGGTGATCATTGGCGGGATGGTGCTGGATATCCATGCCAAGCCTTCCGTGCCGCCCCATCATGGTACCACTGTCCCTGGAATG GTTAAATACATCAGTGGAGGCGTAGCAAGAAATATTGCTGAGTGCATGTCAAAGCTTGGGACACAACCCTTCATGATAAGTGTTGTTGGAAATGATTTGGCAG GGGACTTCCTTTTGAAGTACTGGAGGTCAGCTGGATTATGTTCAGAAG GAATTCTGCAGGTTGATAATGTTGCAACCCCAGTAGTATCAAATGTGTTTGACGGTACTGGAGAATTAATCGCTGGAGTTGCAAGTGTTCAAGCAGTT GAAAATTTTATTACTTCGAGCTGGATTTATCACTTCCGTCATCATATTGCTAATGCACCACTTGTAATGCTTGATGCGAATTTATCTCCTGAGTCACTTAAAGCAGCTTGCATAA TGGCATATGAATTTGGGGTGCCTGTGTTATTTGAGCCAGTCTCAGTGGTGAAGTGTCGAAGAATTGCACCAGTTGCAGAATAT ATAACTTGCACTTCCCCCAATGAAATTGAGCTTGTTGCCATGGCAAATTCATTATCTCCATCAGTGAAATATAATTTTCACACAATAGAGCAGTTCAAGGAGAAAGCAGATACTGTTGAATATATTTTTCAAATGCTTAGCCCAGCAATGTTCTTCCTACTTGAGAAGGGCATCAAGTTGCTTATCGTGACACTTGGCTCAAATGGTGTTTTTATTTGTTGCAAAGAGCACACTAACTTCATGAAAGACCAGCACAAGTGCAAACAGACGCCTTTCTCCAGACAGCTACTTGAAAAAATGGACGGGTGTTTTCCATCGAACAATCTTGTTAATTTGTGCAGAGAAAGCTCTTCAAGAACATGTGTTTTTCATTTACCTGCAATATCGGCCTCTGTGATAAGCCTCACAGGTGCTGGCGATTGTTTGGTTGGTGGTGCCCTTTCAGCTCTATGTGCAGGCTTCGATATCATCCAGAGCGTTGCAGTTGGGGTTGCTATAGCAAAGGCATCTGTGGAATCTGAAGCCAACATACCTGATGACATTTCTGCTGCGAGTATTGCAG ATGATGCACAAAGTGTATTGCATTCTGCTAAGGTGCTTTGGTGCAAATGA